A stretch of Amycolatopsis balhimycina FH 1894 DNA encodes these proteins:
- a CDS encoding helix-turn-helix domain-containing protein — protein MTAGMGGNVSIVRRWQLAATVKVLRERANLTQDEAVDRLRQGEGNWSRSKLSRVENREHNLRPREVSQLLTAYGIDDPEALEALAQLAIDSRKRDWWHQYQGAVATMVQPLLSLESGLVAMRDFQNQLIHGLLQTSDYARALILSMSAEQYTAGELEQRVAARIARQQVITKTDAPDLHFILDEFVLHRIVGDTDVMYGQLRKLLAMTEKPNVTIQILPKVSGGGPGLFGPFSLLTLPDPIPDIGYFEGPPGTFYIEDRERVRSWTLRFGMLTQQALTGERSAEAIAEALEQYR, from the coding sequence GTGACCGCAGGTATGGGCGGCAACGTGTCGATCGTCCGCCGTTGGCAGCTCGCCGCGACGGTGAAAGTCCTCCGGGAGAGAGCGAATCTCACCCAGGACGAAGCCGTCGATCGACTTCGGCAGGGCGAGGGCAACTGGTCACGGTCGAAGCTGTCCCGAGTCGAAAACCGGGAGCACAACCTCAGGCCCCGCGAGGTCAGCCAGCTTCTGACCGCTTATGGAATCGATGATCCGGAAGCCCTGGAGGCGTTGGCCCAGCTCGCCATCGACTCGCGCAAGCGCGACTGGTGGCACCAGTACCAAGGCGCCGTGGCCACAATGGTCCAGCCGCTGCTCAGCCTGGAAAGCGGTCTGGTCGCGATGCGCGACTTCCAGAACCAGCTCATCCACGGCCTGTTGCAGACCTCCGATTACGCGCGGGCCCTGATTCTCTCGATGAGTGCCGAGCAGTACACGGCCGGCGAGCTGGAACAACGGGTCGCGGCCAGGATCGCCCGCCAGCAGGTCATCACCAAGACCGACGCACCCGATCTGCACTTCATCCTGGACGAGTTCGTCCTGCACCGGATCGTCGGCGACACGGATGTCATGTATGGCCAGCTACGCAAACTATTGGCCATGACCGAGAAGCCGAACGTCACGATCCAGATCTTGCCCAAGGTCTCCGGCGGCGGCCCGGGCTTGTTCGGACCTTTCTCTCTGCTCACCCTGCCCGACCCCATCCCGGACATCGGCTACTTCGAGGGTCCGCCCGGAACGTTCTACATCGAGGATCGTGAGCGAGTCCGCTCATGGACACTGCGCTTCGGTATGCTCACCCAGCAGGCGTTGACCGGCGAGAGGTCCGCCGAAGCCATCGCTGAAGCACTTGAGCAGTACCGTTAG